Proteins from one Porites lutea chromosome 3, jaPorLute2.1, whole genome shotgun sequence genomic window:
- the LOC140931062 gene encoding uncharacterized protein, with protein sequence MFRAKMLRVFICGAHSVGKTTLVDEVGKELPNIHKQGEVARKVIKDLNLRREDFDPRINPAKFEELQKKILEAQCEAEKRNSKVGRSYIADRGIDPLVYALVYLGKDSMKRLLNLPSSQECINRYKNSLVFVVRPFPECVQTDNIRLVPKMDELLDYTDKMETILRDNAIPYTVIDVLDLKERVKIVKEKILEYNGLKFSTRTDKEINLIRDD encoded by the exons atgtTCCGTGCAAAAATGCTCCGTGTGTTTATCTGTGGAGCTCATAGTGTCGGTAAAACTACGTTGGTAGATGAAGTGGGAAAGGAATTGCCGAATATTCATAAGCAGGGTGAAGTAGCGAGAAAAGTCATCAAGGATTTAAATCTACGACGAGAAGACTTTGATCCGAGGATTAACCCTGCTAAGTTCGAAGAGCTACAAAAAAAGATATTAGAAGCACAGTGTGAAGCTGAAAAGCGAAATTCAAAGGTTGGAAGATCGTACATAGCGGACAGGGGAATAGATCCTTTGGTTTATGCATTGGTTTACCTCGGCAAAGATAGCATGAAAAGACTCTTAAATTTGCCGTCTTCACAAGAATGCATAAACAG ATATAAGAACTCGCTAGTTTTCGTGGTGCGACCCTTTCCAGAATGCGTACAGACCGACAATATTCGCCTCGTTCCGAAGATGGACGAGTTACTGGACTACACTGACAAGATGGAAACGATCCTACGTGACAACGCCATTCCTTACACGGTTATTGACGTATTGGATCTGAAGGAAAGAGTAAAAATAGTCAAGGAAAAAATACTTGAGTATAATGGTCTCAAATTTTCGACGAGGACGGACAAAGAAATTAACCTCATTCGAGATGACTGA
- the LOC140929695 gene encoding uncharacterized protein, whose product MFFDTSHAIWIFVLHLVVIRCQLPKLQPGDLAPSFALQTLNGRIVYRKGNSTSRTPTHPVIFHLFTRRSAFLEALWNNDTSLEEFLELSPGNTHYVFMSSADSRSMYDILWMRTRLHRAIEKYYIRKINQLKHRFKKSCQQQFSSSAHHFLHAHHHAENVEKEPFEKLSVLKQHHSTLKTTACNKSWTQSWKDRLHFTSLPVYEFGNWIPYASMHWPCFGSGCALAQVIFKSREGEVVLVAKRLDARYDWLPSPHNLIHRHSHFIVSYYGNACNLKPEWRVAKKHLDNDKKQKKKTSEGRIALVSPGDCSLFTKIHHMSQAGVHSILLYPEANEPIKELTCNSPQCFIPLHISASMISHKDGCHIRKLLDAKMKLFVSYQFTPQENFFLAIDGQGKLSEVGLFLFPSLKFLAYEAKWFNYKTDLIHNLTGSARIIPVFNYSHMEGKSGAVKSIQIPPLKELQLYRNVELDMALHCPGKSDYSCPHWDHLVRLTVCCDKENPLCGEELGRWITPYRRSVGRWLTNITPLLPLFTSENCTLQMKHPFWERAWKPSLNIRLSDHIKFSKHQYSGKREDEYSVPYKIIKLFRGGKFDKNYNNNRKYSRMHTFRIPAETERVKLVATITGHGSDNNGCAEFCVTSHHFIVNGHSNDRVFKNAATAMGCANRVSEGAVPNEHGTWLYGRDGWCCGMDVVPWVVDITDQVEIGERENKVRYVGLFNGKDPNPTRDPGSIELRSYLVYYKSVEDQFSGNGP is encoded by the exons ATGTTTTTCGATACGAGTCATGCGATTTGGATCTTTGTTTTGCATCTGGTGGTTATTCGATGTCAACTTCCCAAACTTCAGCCTGGCGATTTAGCTCCATCGTTTGCGTTACAAACACTCAATGGGAGAATAGTTTACAGGAAAGGCAATTCAACTTCTAGAACGCCAACACATCCAGttatatttcatttatttacgaGACGTTCGGCATTTTTAGAAGCCTTGTGGAACAATGACACATCGCTGGAGGAGTTCCTTGAGCTGTCCCCTGGCAATACTCATTACGTTTTCATGTCAAGCGCAGATTCTAGGTCCATGTACGATATTTTATGGATGAGAACTCGGCTTCATAGAGCCATCGAAAAATATTATATAAG GAAGATAAACCAGTTAAAACATAGGTTTAAGAAATCCTGTCAGCAACAATTCTCAAGCAGTGCACATCATTTTTTACATGCACATCACCATGCTGAAAATGTGGAGAAAGAACCATTTGAAAAATTATCTGTACTGAAACAACACCATAGCACTTTAAAAACTACTGCCTGTAACAAGAGCTGGACACAGTCATGGAAGGATCGTCTGCATTTTACTAGCCTACCAGTGTATGAATTTGgaaattggattccttatgCATCAATGCACTGGCCTTGTTTTGGTTCGGGTTGTGCTCTTGCTCAAGTTATATTCAAGTCAAGGGAAG GTGAGGTGGTATTGGTGGCAAAAAGACTAGATGCAAGATATGACTGGCTGCCATCGCCACACAATTTAATTCACAGACATTCCCACTTCATCGTTAGTTACTATGGAAATGCTTGCAACCTTAAGCCTGAGTGGAGAGTAGCTAAAAAACATCTTGATAATGACaagaaacagaagaagaaaacaagtGAAGGAAGAATTGCACTTGTGTCTCCTGGTGATTGCTCTTTATTTACCAAG ATTCACCACATGAGCCAGGCTGGAGTTCATTCAATTCTCCTGTACCCTGAAGCTAATGAACCAATCAAGGAACTGACCTGTAACAGTCCACAGTGCTTCATTCCACTTCATATATCAGCTTCAATGATTTCACACAAAGATGGCTGTCATATAAGAAAGCTTTTGGATGCTAAGATGAAGCTCTTTGTTTCCTACCAATTTACTCCTCAAGAGAATTTTTTCCTGGCTATCGATGGCCAGGGTAAACTTTCGGAAGTGGGCTTGTTTCTATTTCCATCTTTGAAGTTTTTGGCTTATGAGGCAAAATG GTTCAATTACAAAACTGATCTCATTCACAACCTAACTGGCAGTGCAAGAATTATCCCTGTGTTTAACTACTCTCATATGGAGGGAAAGTCTGGAGCTGTAAAAAGTATTCAAATTCCACCTCTGAAAG AACTGCAACTATACAGGAACGTGGAGTTGGATATGGCATTGCACTGCCCTGGCAAAAGTGATTATTCCTGTCCTCATTGGGATCATCTTGTACGTTTAACAGTGTGTTGTGATAAGGAAAATCCACTTTGTGGTGAGGAGTTGGGACGATGGATAACACCATACAGAAG ATCTGTAGGACGTTGGTTGACGAACATTACACCTCTGCTCCCTCTATTTACCTCTGAGAACTGTACTTTACAAATGAAGCATCCTTTTTGGGAGAGAGCCTGGAAGCCGTCTCTTAATATCAGACTGTCCGATCACATCAAAT TTTCAAAACACCAATACAGTGGAAAGCGCGAAGATGAATACAGTGTTCCTTACAAGATCATCAAGCTCTTCAGGGGAGGAAAATTCGAcaaaaactacaacaacaacaggaaATACTCCCGTATGCATACGTTCAGAATACCTGCAGAAACAGAACGCGTCAAACTTGTAGCGACAATCACCGGCCACGGCAGCGATAATAATGGCTGTGCAGAATTCTGCGTGACGTCGCATCACTTTATCGTCAATGGTCATTCAAATGACAGAGTGTTCAAAAACGCGGCCACGGCCATGGGGTGTGCTAACAGGGTCAGCGAAGGCGCCGTGCCGAACGAGCACGGTACGTGGCTTTACGGGCGGGACGGCTGGTGCTGCGGAATGGATGTAGTGCCATGGGTAGTAGATATCACCGATCAAGTTGAAATtggagaaagagaaaacaaagtgaGATACGTCGGTTTGTTTAATGGTAAAGACCCTAATCCTACCAGAGATCCGGGAAGTATCGAGTTGAGGTCATATTTGGTATATTACAAATCCGTGGAAGACCAGTTCTCTGGTAATGGTCCTTGA
- the LOC140931063 gene encoding phosphatidylcholine transfer protein-like isoform X2, which yields MGFGERKFLEAAHEIDNITLDGFEFLTESKKESVECKIYRKYEEVSGLYEYKIMGSISDVPPDVCKQVYMDLEYRKNWDDYVYELYEFEEDGVKNIYWSVNYPWPMSNRDYIYTRALRELEVNSIPTVVVLAESNLLTKTPERSGVIRVKEYHQSLIIQSDGMVGTKDRSTYIPEFHEKGLFRL from the exons ATGGGTTTTGGGGAAAGAAAATTCTTAGAAGCTGCCCACGAAATAGACAATATTACACTGGatggatttgaatttttaaCAGAATCCAAAAAGGAATCTGTTGAGTGTaaaatttacagaaaatatgAGGAG GTGTCAGGATTGTATGAATATAAAATAATGGGGTCAATTTCAGATGTTCCTCCTGATGTATGCAAACAGGTGTACATGGACCTAGAGTATAGAAAAAACTGGGATGATTACGTTTATG AACTCTATGAATTTGAGGAGGATGGAGTTAAAAACATATACTGGAGTGTGAACTATCCTTGGCCAATGTCAAATAGAGAT TACATATATACAAGGGCTTTGCGTGAGCTGGAAGTTAATAGCATACCAACTGTAGTGGTATTAGCTGAGAGTAATTTATTGACAAAGACTCCGGAAAGAAGTGGAGTTATAAGAGTTAAAGAGTATCATCAAAGTCTTATTATTCAGAGTGATGGTATGGTGGGCACTAAAG